A window of the Halopseudomonas phragmitis genome harbors these coding sequences:
- the rplN gene encoding 50S ribosomal protein L14 produces the protein MIQTQSMLDVADNSGARRVMCIKVLGGSHRRYAGIGDIIKVTVKEAIPRGKVKKGQVLNAVIVRTRHGVRRTDGSLIRFDGNAAVLLNNKNEPIGTRIFGPVTRELRNEKFMKIVSLAPEVL, from the coding sequence ATGATTCAGACTCAATCCATGCTGGATGTGGCTGACAACAGTGGTGCACGTCGAGTGATGTGTATCAAGGTTCTGGGCGGTTCTCACCGCCGCTACGCCGGCATTGGCGACATCATCAAAGTTACCGTCAAGGAAGCGATTCCGCGCGGTAAGGTAAAGAAAGGCCAGGTGCTCAACGCGGTCATCGTGCGTACCCGTCACGGCGTACGCCGTACTGACGGTTCGCTGATCCGTTTCGATGGCAACGCTGCCGTTCTGCTCAACAACAAGAATGAGCCGATCGGTACCCGCATCTTTGGGCCAGTGACGCGTGAACTTCGTAACGAGAAGTTCATGAAGATCGTTTCCCTCGCGCCCGAAGTGCTGTAA
- the tuf gene encoding elongation factor Tu: MAKEKFERSKPHLNVGTIGHVDHGKTTLTAALTKVCAETYGGSARAFDQIDNAPEEKARGITINTSHVEYDSPTRHYAHVDCPGHADYVKNMITGAAQMDGAILVCSAADGPMPQTREHILLSRQVGVPYIVVFLNKADMVDDEELLELVEMEVRDLLSTYDFPGDDTPIVVGSALMALEGKDDNGIGVSAVQKLVETLDSYIPEPERAIDKPFLMPIEDVFSISGRGTVVTGRVERGIVRVQEEVEIVGIKATTKTTCTGVEMFRKLLDEGRAGENVGVLLRGTKREDVERGQVLAKPGTITPHTKFEAEVYVLGKDEGGRHTPFFKGYRPQFYFRTTDVTGSCELPEGVEMVMPGDNVKLVVTLIAPIAMEDGLRFAIREGGRTVGAGVVAKIIE, from the coding sequence GTGGCTAAAGAAAAGTTTGAACGTAGTAAACCGCACCTGAACGTGGGCACCATCGGTCACGTTGACCATGGCAAGACCACTCTGACCGCTGCGCTGACCAAGGTCTGTGCTGAAACTTACGGCGGTTCCGCTCGCGCTTTCGATCAGATCGACAACGCGCCGGAAGAAAAGGCTCGCGGTATCACCATCAACACTTCGCACGTAGAGTACGATTCTCCGACTCGTCACTACGCGCACGTTGACTGCCCTGGCCACGCCGACTACGTCAAGAACATGATCACTGGTGCTGCCCAGATGGACGGCGCGATCCTGGTTTGCTCGGCTGCTGACGGCCCGATGCCGCAGACTCGTGAGCACATCCTGCTGTCTCGTCAGGTTGGCGTACCTTACATCGTCGTGTTCCTGAACAAGGCTGACATGGTTGATGACGAGGAGCTGCTGGAGCTGGTCGAGATGGAAGTTCGCGATCTGCTGAGCACCTACGACTTCCCAGGCGACGACACTCCGATCGTTGTTGGTTCGGCGCTGATGGCGCTGGAAGGCAAAGACGACAATGGTATCGGTGTATCGGCCGTACAGAAGCTGGTTGAGACTCTGGACAGCTACATTCCTGAGCCTGAGCGTGCTATCGACAAGCCGTTCCTGATGCCGATCGAAGACGTATTCTCGATCTCTGGTCGCGGTACCGTTGTGACTGGTCGTGTTGAGCGCGGTATCGTTCGCGTTCAGGAAGAAGTCGAAATCGTTGGTATCAAAGCTACCACCAAGACCACCTGTACTGGTGTTGAAATGTTCCGCAAGCTGCTCGACGAAGGTCGTGCTGGTGAGAACGTTGGTGTTCTGCTGCGTGGTACCAAGCGTGAAGACGTTGAGCGTGGTCAGGTTCTGGCCAAGCCGGGCACCATCACCCCGCACACCAAGTTCGAAGCCGAAGTCTACGTACTGGGCAAAGACGAAGGTGGTCGCCACACTCCGTTCTTCAAGGGCTATCGTCCGCAGTTCTACTTCCGTACTACTGACGTGACTGGTTCTTGCGAGCTGCCGGAAGGCGTAGAGATGGTGATGCCGGGCGACAACGTCAAGCTGGTTGTTACCCTGATCGCTCCGATCGCCATGGAAGACGGCCTGCGCTTCGCGATTCGCGAAGGTGGTCGTACCGTTGGCGCCGGCGTGGTTGCCAAGATCATCGAGTAA
- the rplW gene encoding 50S ribosomal protein L23, translating into MNQERIFKVLLGPHVSEKATVLADSKNQFVFKVDTTATKLEIKKAVEQLFNVKVKSVSTLNVKGKTKRTMRGLGKRNDWKKAYISLEAGQDIDFASAE; encoded by the coding sequence ATGAACCAGGAGCGCATTTTCAAAGTACTGCTGGGCCCGCATGTGTCTGAAAAGGCGACTGTGCTGGCTGACAGCAAGAACCAGTTTGTGTTCAAGGTGGACACCACTGCCACCAAGCTGGAAATCAAGAAGGCCGTTGAGCAGCTGTTCAACGTCAAGGTCAAGAGCGTCTCGACCCTGAACGTCAAGGGCAAGACCAAGCGTACCATGCGCGGCCTGGGCAAGCGTAATGACTGGAAGAAGGCCTATATCAGCCTGGAAGCCGGTCAAGACATCGACTTCGCCAGCGCTGAATAA
- the rpsL gene encoding 30S ribosomal protein S12 has protein sequence MATINQLVRKPRKRVAEKSDVPALQNCPQRRGVCTRVYTTTPKKPNSALRKVCRVRLTNGYEVSSYIGGEGHNLQEHSVVLIRGGRVKDLPGVRYHTVRGSLDTSGVKDRKQGRSKYGAKRPK, from the coding sequence ATGGCAACAATCAACCAGCTGGTACGCAAGCCGCGTAAGCGCGTTGCTGAAAAGAGCGACGTGCCGGCGCTGCAGAACTGCCCGCAGCGTCGTGGCGTATGCACCCGTGTGTATACCACTACGCCGAAGAAGCCGAACTCGGCTCTGCGTAAAGTCTGCCGTGTGCGTCTGACCAACGGCTACGAAGTTTCATCCTATATCGGTGGTGAAGGTCACAACCTGCAAGAGCACAGCGTCGTTCTGATTCGCGGCGGCCGTGTAAAAGACTTGCCGGGTGTGCGTTACCACACTGTTCGCGGCTCTCTGGACACCTCGGGTGTCAAAGACCGTAAGCAAGGTCGTTCGAAGTACGGCGCCAAGCGTCCTAAGTAA
- the rplV gene encoding 50S ribosomal protein L22: protein MEVAATLKGARLSAQKARLVADQIRGKKVDEALNLLSFSNKKAADVIKKVLESAIANAEHNDGADVDDLKVSTVFVNEGRSLKRIMPRAKGRADRIVKRSCHITVKVADK from the coding sequence ATGGAAGTAGCCGCTACTCTCAAGGGCGCCCGACTCTCTGCCCAGAAAGCTCGCTTGGTCGCCGACCAGATCCGCGGGAAAAAGGTGGATGAGGCCCTGAACCTGCTGAGCTTCAGCAACAAGAAGGCCGCTGATGTCATCAAGAAAGTGCTGGAGTCGGCAATTGCCAACGCCGAGCACAATGATGGCGCAGACGTGGATGACCTGAAGGTCTCCACCGTGTTTGTCAATGAAGGTCGCTCCCTGAAGCGCATCATGCCGCGTGCCAAAGGCCGTGCTGATCGCATCGTAAAGCGGTCTTGCCATATCACGGTCAAGGTTGCTGACAAGTAG
- the rplD gene encoding 50S ribosomal protein L4: MNLNVAGASAIDVSDLTFAAEFNETLVHQAVVAYMAGGRQGTKQQKTRSDVSGGGKKPWRQKGTGRARAGTIRSPIWRGGGTTFAARPRDFEQKLNRKMYRGALRSILSELVRQERLVVVESFAVDAPKTKGLIGKLKDLNLDNVLIVTDSVDENLYLAARNLPHVDVRDVQGSDPVSLIAYDKVLITVPAVKKFEEMLG; encoded by the coding sequence ATGAATTTGAATGTAGCTGGCGCAAGTGCGATCGACGTTTCCGATCTGACCTTTGCCGCCGAGTTTAACGAAACCCTGGTTCACCAGGCAGTCGTCGCCTACATGGCTGGCGGCCGTCAGGGCACCAAGCAGCAGAAGACCCGTTCCGACGTTTCTGGCGGTGGCAAAAAGCCCTGGCGCCAGAAAGGCACTGGTCGCGCCCGTGCCGGTACCATCCGCAGCCCGATCTGGCGTGGGGGCGGTACCACTTTCGCCGCGCGTCCGCGTGACTTCGAACAGAAGTTGAACCGCAAGATGTACCGCGGTGCTCTGCGTTCGATCCTGTCCGAGCTGGTCCGTCAGGAGCGTCTGGTTGTGGTTGAGAGCTTTGCTGTCGACGCACCCAAGACCAAAGGCCTGATCGGCAAGCTGAAGGATCTGAACCTGGACAACGTGCTGATCGTGACCGACAGCGTTGACGAAAACCTGTACCTGGCAGCGCGCAACCTGCCGCACGTCGATGTACGTGATGTACAGGGTTCGGACCCGGTCAGCCTGATCGCCTACGACAAGGTGCTGATTACCGTGCCTGCCGTCAAGAAGTTCGAGGAGATGCTGGGATGA
- the rpsC gene encoding 30S ribosomal protein S3, protein MGQKVHPVGIRLGIVKEHTSVWYADGRNYADYLNTDLKVRAYIQDKLKSASVSRVDIQRPAQTARITIHTARPGIVIGKKGEDVEKLRQELTQQMGVPVHINIEEIRKPELDGALVAQSVAQQLERRVMFRRAMKRAVQNAMRIGAKGIKIQVSGRLGGAEIARTEWYREGRVPLHTLRADIDYATAEAHTTYGVIGVKVWIFKGEIIGGQPEETKAAAPKKKAAK, encoded by the coding sequence ATGGGTCAGAAAGTACATCCGGTAGGCATTCGCCTCGGTATCGTTAAAGAACACACTTCGGTGTGGTACGCAGATGGTCGCAACTATGCCGACTATCTGAACACCGACCTGAAAGTACGTGCGTACATTCAGGACAAACTGAAAAGCGCTTCGGTCAGCCGCGTGGATATCCAGCGTCCGGCCCAAACTGCCCGTATCACCATTCACACCGCTCGTCCGGGCATCGTGATTGGCAAGAAGGGTGAGGACGTCGAGAAGCTGCGTCAGGAACTGACTCAGCAGATGGGCGTGCCGGTGCACATCAACATCGAAGAGATCCGCAAGCCGGAACTCGACGGTGCCCTGGTGGCCCAGAGCGTTGCTCAGCAGCTGGAGCGTCGCGTGATGTTCCGTCGCGCCATGAAGCGTGCGGTTCAGAACGCCATGCGTATCGGTGCCAAGGGTATCAAGATTCAGGTCAGCGGCCGTTTGGGCGGCGCCGAAATCGCCCGCACCGAATGGTACCGCGAAGGTCGTGTGCCGCTGCACACCCTGCGCGCCGACATTGATTACGCGACAGCTGAAGCCCACACCACTTACGGTGTGATTGGCGTCAAGGTTTGGATCTTCAAGGGCGAGATCATTGGTGGTCAGCCGGAAGAAACCAAAGCTGCCGCTCCCAAGAAAAAAGCTGCTAAGTAA
- the rpsG gene encoding 30S ribosomal protein S7 — protein MPRRRVAAKREILPEPKYGSQILAKFMNHVMESGKKSVAERIVYGALDKVKERTKAEDPVELFEKALDAIAPLVEVKSRRVGGATYQVPVEVRPARRNALAMRWLVDAARKRGEKSMDLRLAGELLDAAEGKGAAVKKREDVHRMAEANKAFSHYRF, from the coding sequence ATGCCAAGACGTCGTGTAGCGGCAAAACGTGAGATCCTGCCAGAGCCGAAATACGGCAGCCAGATTCTTGCCAAGTTCATGAACCATGTAATGGAAAGCGGCAAGAAGTCGGTCGCCGAGCGCATCGTTTACGGTGCTCTGGACAAAGTTAAAGAGCGTACCAAGGCCGAGGATCCGGTCGAGCTGTTCGAGAAAGCTCTCGACGCCATTGCTCCGCTCGTAGAAGTTAAATCCCGTCGTGTTGGCGGTGCCACCTATCAGGTTCCGGTTGAAGTGCGTCCCGCTCGTCGCAACGCTCTGGCGATGCGCTGGCTGGTAGATGCTGCCCGTAAGCGTGGTGAGAAGTCGATGGACCTGCGCCTGGCCGGTGAGCTGCTTGATGCGGCTGAAGGTAAGGGTGCTGCGGTTAAGAAGCGTGAAGACGTGCACCGCATGGCTGAAGCCAACAAGGCCTTCTCGCACTACCGCTTCTAA
- the rpsS gene encoding 30S ribosomal protein S19 → MPRSLKKGPFIDLHLLKKIEVAVEKNERKPIKTWSRRSMILPQMVGLTIAVHNGRQHVPVIVTEDMVGHKLGEFSATRTYRGHAADKKAKR, encoded by the coding sequence GTGCCGCGTTCTCTGAAGAAAGGTCCTTTTATCGATCTTCACCTGTTGAAGAAGATCGAAGTGGCAGTTGAAAAGAATGAGCGTAAGCCGATCAAGACCTGGTCGCGCCGTTCGATGATTCTGCCGCAGATGGTTGGTCTGACCATCGCCGTACATAACGGTCGTCAGCATGTACCGGTCATCGTTACCGAAGACATGGTCGGCCACAAGTTGGGCGAATTCTCTGCTACGCGTACCTATCGTGGTCACGCGGCAGACAAGAAAGCCAAGCGCTAA
- the rplB gene encoding 50S ribosomal protein L2, which yields MAIVKCKPTSAGRRFVVKVVNSDLHKGAPYAPLVEKQGKSGGRNNNGRITTRHRGGGHKQHYRLVDFRRNKDGIPAVVERIEYDPNRTAHIALLKYADGERRYIIAPKGVSAGDQVISGADAPIKPGNTLPLRNIPVGSTIHAIELKPGKGAQVARSAGASVQLVAREGAYVTVRLRSGEMRKVLGECRATLGEVSNGEHSLRSLGKAGAKRWRGIRPTVRGVAMNPVDHPHGGGEGRTSGGRHPVSPWGFPTKGAKTRSNKRTDKMIVRRRSK from the coding sequence ATGGCTATCGTTAAATGTAAACCTACTTCCGCTGGCCGCCGCTTCGTCGTCAAGGTCGTCAACTCTGACCTGCACAAGGGCGCGCCTTATGCTCCTCTGGTCGAGAAGCAAGGCAAGTCTGGTGGTCGTAACAACAATGGTCGCATCACCACGCGTCACCGCGGGGGCGGCCACAAGCAGCACTATCGTCTGGTCGATTTTCGTCGCAACAAGGATGGCATTCCGGCCGTCGTTGAGCGTATCGAATACGATCCGAACCGTACCGCTCATATTGCTCTGCTGAAATATGCCGATGGCGAGCGTCGTTACATCATCGCGCCCAAGGGCGTGAGTGCTGGTGATCAGGTGATCTCCGGTGCCGATGCACCGATCAAGCCGGGTAACACTCTGCCGCTGCGCAACATTCCGGTCGGTAGCACCATTCACGCGATCGAACTGAAGCCTGGCAAGGGTGCTCAGGTTGCTCGCAGCGCCGGTGCCTCCGTTCAGCTGGTTGCTCGTGAAGGTGCCTATGTCACCGTGCGTCTGCGCTCTGGCGAGATGCGCAAGGTACTGGGCGAGTGCCGCGCCACCCTGGGCGAAGTGTCCAACGGTGAGCACAGCCTGCGCTCTCTCGGCAAGGCTGGCGCCAAACGCTGGCGTGGTATCCGTCCGACCGTTCGTGGTGTTGCCATGAACCCGGTTGATCACCCGCATGGTGGTGGTGAAGGGCGTACTTCTGGTGGTCGTCATCCGGTGTCGCCGTGGGGCTTCCCGACCAAGGGTGCCAAGACTCGGTCCAACAAGCGCACTGACAAGATGATTGTCCGTCGTCGCAGCAAGTAA
- the rplP gene encoding 50S ribosomal protein L16 produces MLQPKRTKFRKQMTGHNRGLAHRGSKVSFGEFALKSVSRGRLTARQIEAARRALTRHVKRGGKIWIRVFPDKPISKKPLEVRMGKGKGNVEYWVAQIQPGKVLYEIEGVSEELAREAFALAAAKLPLATTFVKRTVM; encoded by the coding sequence ATGTTGCAACCGAAGCGTACGAAGTTCCGCAAGCAAATGACCGGTCACAACCGTGGCCTGGCGCATCGCGGTAGTAAGGTGAGCTTTGGCGAGTTCGCCCTCAAGTCCGTCAGCCGTGGTCGTCTGACTGCTCGTCAGATCGAGGCGGCCCGTCGTGCCTTGACCCGTCACGTCAAGCGTGGTGGCAAGATCTGGATCCGGGTATTCCCCGACAAGCCGATCTCCAAGAAGCCGCTGGAAGTGCGGATGGGTAAAGGTAAAGGTAACGTCGAGTACTGGGTAGCCCAGATTCAGCCGGGCAAAGTCCTGTACGAGATTGAAGGTGTTTCCGAAGAGCTGGCGCGCGAGGCATTTGCCCTGGCCGCAGCCAAGCTGCCTCTCGCTACCACCTTTGTTAAGCGGACGGTGATGTGA
- the rpsJ gene encoding 30S ribosomal protein S10: protein MQNQQIRIRLKAFDHRLIDQSTQEIVDTAKRTGAQVRGPIPLPTRKERFTVLISPHVNKDARDQYEIRTHKRVLDIVQPTDKTVDALMKLDLAAGVEVQISLG, encoded by the coding sequence ATGCAGAACCAACAAATCCGTATTCGGTTGAAGGCTTTTGACCATCGCCTGATTGATCAATCTACCCAGGAAATCGTGGATACCGCGAAGCGTACTGGGGCTCAGGTGCGTGGTCCGATTCCTTTGCCGACTCGCAAAGAGCGTTTTACCGTATTGATTTCTCCGCACGTCAATAAAGATGCGCGGGATCAATATGAAATCCGTACCCACAAGCGGGTGCTGGATATCGTTCAGCCCACCGACAAAACTGTTGATGCGCTGATGAAGCTGGACCTGGCAGCAGGTGTAGAGGTCCAGATCAGCCTCGGCTGA
- the rpmC gene encoding 50S ribosomal protein L29 → MKATELREKSAEQLNEQLLTLLRDQFNLRMQKATGQLGQSHLLKQVKRDIARVKTVLNQKGGN, encoded by the coding sequence ATGAAAGCGACAGAACTTCGTGAAAAATCAGCCGAGCAGCTCAACGAGCAGCTGCTCACCCTGCTGCGTGACCAGTTCAATCTGCGCATGCAGAAGGCTACCGGTCAACTGGGTCAGAGCCACCTGCTCAAGCAGGTCAAGCGTGATATCGCCCGTGTGAAGACCGTGCTCAATCAGAAAGGTGGTAACTGA
- the rpsQ gene encoding 30S ribosomal protein S17, translating into MAENKTVRTVTGRVVSDKMDKTVTVLVERQVKHPLYGKYVKRSTKLHAHDENNECRIGDLVTIRETRPLAKTKSWTLVQVDERAAQV; encoded by the coding sequence ATGGCCGAGAACAAAACAGTACGTACCGTTACTGGCCGTGTGGTCAGCGACAAGATGGACAAGACCGTCACTGTGCTCGTTGAGCGTCAGGTAAAGCATCCCCTTTACGGCAAGTACGTAAAGCGCTCTACCAAGCTGCATGCGCACGACGAAAACAACGAATGCCGCATCGGCGACCTGGTCACCATCCGGGAAACCCGCCCCTTGGCTAAAACCAAGAGCTGGACCCTGGTGCAGGTTGACGAGCGCGCGGCGCAGGTATAA
- the rplC gene encoding 50S ribosomal protein L3, which produces MTIGVVGRKCGMTRVFTEDGVSIPVTVIEVEPNRVTQVKSQDTDGYQAVQVTVGERRATRVTKPMAGHFAKANTAAGRRVCEFRLEAGQEFEAGAEITVSIFEAGQKVDVTGQSKGKGFAGTIKRWNFRGQDATHGNSVSHRVPGSIGQCQTPGRVFKGKKMSGHMGAEQVTVQTLEVVRVDAERNLLLIKGAVPGATGSDVVVRPAVKAKG; this is translated from the coding sequence ATGACTATTGGTGTAGTCGGCCGGAAATGCGGTATGACCCGCGTTTTCACTGAAGATGGTGTTTCCATTCCGGTTACGGTGATTGAAGTAGAGCCGAACCGTGTCACTCAGGTTAAGTCCCAGGATACCGACGGCTATCAGGCCGTGCAGGTGACCGTTGGTGAGCGTCGCGCTACTCGCGTGACCAAGCCGATGGCAGGGCATTTTGCCAAGGCCAATACTGCGGCAGGTCGCCGCGTATGCGAATTCCGCCTGGAAGCAGGTCAGGAGTTTGAAGCCGGCGCAGAAATTACCGTTAGCATTTTTGAAGCGGGCCAGAAAGTAGACGTTACCGGGCAATCCAAGGGTAAGGGCTTCGCCGGTACCATCAAGCGCTGGAACTTCCGCGGTCAGGATGCTACCCACGGTAACTCCGTTTCCCACCGTGTACCGGGTTCGATTGGCCAGTGCCAAACTCCGGGTCGCGTCTTCAAGGGCAAAAAAATGTCTGGTCACATGGGTGCTGAGCAAGTGACCGTGCAGACCCTGGAAGTCGTGCGCGTTGACGCCGAACGTAACCTGCTGCTCATCAAGGGCGCGGTACCTGGTGCTACCGGTAGCGACGTTGTTGTTCGCCCGGCAGTCAAGGCCAAGGGTTAA
- the fusA gene encoding elongation factor G — MARSTPINLYRNIGICAHVDAGKTTTTERVLFYTGINHKLGEVHDGAATTDWMVQEQERGITITSAAVTTFWQGARGQFPNKYRVNIIDTPGHVDFTIEVERSLRVLDGAVVVFCGTSGVEPQSETVWRQANKYGVPRIVYVNKMDRQGANFLRVVEQIKKRLGHTPVPVQLAIGSEENFEGQVDLIKMKAIYWNDEDKGMTYREEDIPAELQGLAEEWRSNMVEAAAEANEELMNKYLEGIELTEDEIKAGLRQRTLACEIVPAVCGSSFKNKGVPLVLDAVVDFLPAPDEVEAIKGVHPDDEEKHDSRSSSDDEPFAALAFKIATDPFVGTLTFVRVYSGVLSSGDSVVNSVKGKKERVGRMVQMHANQREEIKEVRAGDIAALIGMKDVTTGDTLCDADKPIVLERMDFPEPVIHVAVEPKTKADQEKMGIALGKLAQEDPSFRVKTDEESGQTIIGGMGELHLDIIVDRMKREFNVEANIGKPQVAYREAIRNTCEIEGKFVRQSGGRGQFGHVWIRFEPAEDGVEGLVFANEVVGGVVPKEYIPAVQKGVEEQMKNGVLAGCPLISLKATIFDGSYHDVDSNEMAFKIAASMATKQLAQKGGAVLLEPIMKVEVVTPEDYMGDVMGDLNRRRGLIQGMEDSVSGKVIRAEVPLGEMFGYATDVRSMSQGRASYSMEFAKYAEAPANIAEAIIKKQG; from the coding sequence ATGGCTCGTTCTACCCCGATCAATCTGTACCGCAATATCGGTATCTGTGCGCATGTGGATGCTGGGAAAACCACCACCACTGAGCGGGTGCTGTTTTATACCGGTATCAATCACAAGCTGGGTGAGGTGCATGACGGCGCTGCCACTACTGACTGGATGGTGCAGGAGCAGGAGCGTGGTATCACCATTACCTCTGCTGCTGTAACGACCTTCTGGCAGGGTGCGCGTGGTCAGTTTCCGAACAAGTACCGTGTCAATATCATCGACACTCCCGGCCACGTTGACTTCACTATTGAAGTAGAGCGTTCGTTGCGTGTACTGGACGGTGCTGTGGTGGTGTTTTGTGGTACTTCCGGCGTTGAGCCGCAGTCCGAGACCGTATGGCGTCAGGCCAACAAATACGGCGTGCCGCGCATTGTCTACGTCAACAAAATGGATCGTCAGGGCGCCAATTTCTTGCGTGTGGTTGAGCAGATCAAGAAGCGCCTGGGGCATACCCCGGTTCCGGTTCAGCTGGCTATCGGTTCTGAAGAGAACTTCGAAGGTCAGGTCGATCTGATCAAGATGAAGGCGATCTACTGGAACGACGAAGACAAGGGTATGACCTATCGCGAGGAAGATATTCCTGCGGAGCTTCAGGGTCTGGCCGAAGAGTGGCGCTCGAACATGGTCGAGGCGGCAGCCGAGGCCAATGAAGAGCTGATGAACAAGTACCTCGAAGGTATTGAGCTGACTGAGGACGAGATCAAGGCTGGTTTGCGTCAGCGTACTCTGGCTTGTGAAATCGTTCCGGCGGTGTGCGGCTCCTCGTTTAAGAACAAGGGTGTTCCTCTTGTTTTGGATGCGGTTGTCGACTTCCTGCCGGCGCCTGATGAGGTTGAAGCCATCAAGGGCGTGCATCCGGATGACGAGGAGAAGCACGACTCACGCAGCTCCAGTGATGACGAGCCCTTCGCTGCGCTGGCGTTCAAGATTGCGACCGACCCCTTCGTCGGGACTCTGACTTTTGTGCGGGTGTATTCGGGCGTGCTGTCTTCCGGTGACTCGGTTGTCAACTCGGTCAAGGGTAAGAAAGAGCGCGTCGGCCGTATGGTTCAGATGCATGCCAACCAGCGTGAAGAGATCAAGGAAGTGCGTGCGGGCGACATTGCGGCGCTGATCGGTATGAAGGATGTCACTACTGGTGACACTCTGTGTGATGCCGATAAGCCGATTGTGCTCGAGCGCATGGATTTCCCTGAGCCGGTAATTCACGTTGCGGTTGAGCCCAAGACCAAGGCCGATCAGGAAAAGATGGGTATCGCTCTGGGCAAATTGGCCCAGGAAGATCCGTCGTTCCGGGTTAAGACTGACGAAGAGTCCGGTCAGACTATCATTGGCGGCATGGGTGAGCTGCACCTGGACATCATCGTTGATCGCATGAAGCGTGAATTCAACGTTGAAGCCAATATCGGCAAGCCGCAGGTGGCCTACCGTGAGGCGATTCGCAATACTTGCGAGATTGAAGGCAAGTTTGTGCGTCAGTCTGGTGGTCGTGGTCAGTTTGGTCATGTGTGGATCCGCTTCGAGCCGGCTGAAGACGGTGTCGAGGGTCTGGTATTCGCCAACGAGGTTGTCGGTGGTGTGGTTCCCAAGGAATACATCCCGGCAGTACAGAAGGGTGTCGAGGAGCAGATGAAAAACGGTGTTCTCGCCGGCTGCCCGCTGATTTCCCTGAAGGCAACCATCTTTGATGGTTCCTATCATGATGTCGACTCCAACGAAATGGCGTTCAAGATCGCCGCTTCGATGGCTACCAAGCAGTTGGCCCAGAAGGGTGGTGCTGTATTGTTGGAGCCGATCATGAAGGTCGAAGTGGTTACCCCTGAAGATTACATGGGTGACGTAATGGGCGACCTGAACCGTCGTCGCGGTTTGATCCAGGGTATGGAAGATTCCGTCTCCGGTAAGGTGATCCGCGCTGAGGTTCCGCTTGGTGAGATGTTCGGTTATGCCACGGACGTGCGCTCCATGTCCCAAGGCCGTGCTAGCTACTCTATGGAATTTGCCAAGTACGCCGAGGCTCCGGCCAACATCGCAGAAGCAATCATCAAGAAACAAGGCTAA